The genomic window AGGGAGAGGAGAGTGTAGGGGAGAGGCGAGGGGAGAGTAGGGGATATAGGTGAGGGGAGAATGGAGCCTAGGTCATGTAGGTGagaggtatgggttgtgtttTCCGGGGTCAagaaactaattcataatcaaatcatctccatcatcatcgcTAAATGTCTCAAACAAACAAGCCAAATTTTTTTGACGTTTATACTTGCAGCCCCCATGCACCAGGTCACGATTTCCGATCTGTAATGATATACATTTATAACTGTCTACATACAAATTCACCGAACACAAAGGTGGACAATGTATCAGATAATATGCTTAGCAcattaaatgaatgaaatttgGAGCATCTTTCGAGTTTTGAGCTTGCGGAATTCTAAAATGACCTTCGCCCTTTCTgtatataactcaagaacggcgTAGACACAGACAGTTAGGgctggtttctcgaagcatggctagtggtcaggcttaagcccaattagttaaaatttcacattgtactagtacatcacctagaaagatttaaaaaatgtatccacattggtagggctagcctgctggttTAGGAAGCCGGATCACTAGCCAAACTTCGAAAAATCAGACCTTAAAGTGTccttttctgaatctttatgCCGAAATGAATACAGGCATACTCCTtagcaaatattacaatatggctttaataaaaatcaaAAAGACAATAGCATCATGCACGGAAGCACCCATACCTCCATAATCTGCAAGCGAGGTATAAAAGATATCAACAAATATTAATACATACCACTTtctttcactggaatatttgctATTGAGGCTGAAATCAGCACCGGactaaaaaaatcagaaaaatatattgattgataATCAAGATGAAGACGTGTCAATTGTACCACTGTCCTTTGGATCTTTGACCTAATTAAGCCTATCGGGCTAATTAAATAGTTGCAGCGATAAGCAAGTGATAACATTCAAAACGGTTACTTTTCACAAATCTTCAGGAGCAAAGTTTTCGTTTCATGAGCAAACGAGTAAAAATCATACTTCTTTTTTAGACATGACTGCTTTCAAAGATGTGATGTGAACAGCGTGTGACAGTTGTTTAGGCTTCTCACAGAACCACGGAAATCCTGTTTTACCGTCTGTAAAATTGCAGAATTTTCTAACCACGGAGGCTTTCGCTGCAGTCGGCGGAAAGTACATATCTTCCGTTATATGACATGACATAATTTCCGCTGCATTCCCGGCCTTAAATCTTCCTTTGTAAGCCCATCTAGCGGGGAATTCATTCCGGATTCGTCGAAGTACGACGATTGCTTCACTTGAATGTATCAGACTTAATACTGAAACTTTCACTACTCCCGTCCAATGCAACTGGAATCTAGCTGTATAGGTTCCATTCTGGTGGTCAATGATGTCATCTGCCGCAGCACTTGCACGTAATTCTTTGTTGTAAATCCAAATCCAGAAGTAATCCCCGCCGTATGTTTTAACTTTGTTCTTAACATCTCGTGCTTCGATTGTTATTTCAAGAGTATCACAAAGTTGGTACTGTCCGATTGATTTTAATGTAAAACGTGAAAATGTTGGATTGGTTGGTAAGTCCAATGTAATGTTTGGTTCGACACTGGCAGTGGATTGTGCGAATTCAATGTCTTGTGGCTTGGATCTCACATCAACCTTTTGTACATGCGTTATTGAAGGAGAGTTTGCTGTGGCATTTATTATAGAAGCATTTTCCGATGAAGAGATGTGGTCAGACTTGGTAGTAAAATCTCTTTGCTTAAGTTTGCCTATCCCTATTATGTCTTCGCCTGACACTTCTGAGGAAACATAATTATGCTGGTTTGTATGGGTAAATTTTCACCTGCAGGTAAATtgaatgttataaatatattCAACAAATTGTACACAATTATATTATTACAATGAATAACTCTTATGATCATGTGTAGGTCTAcaatattatatcgcgaatttcaaaaaaatgaaaattgtttgagatcagaaggacattcttctgaTGTACTCagtctcatgtcccataaaaaaatattgttcaaatatTGCTATCCGATCGTGAACCTGattggccgctcctaccccggggaagaaaattcaattttgccgccccttcctcaacagcccgaaaaggttgacccaattttttttcggtggtcttcttccgccgccccttcgattttggccgccccttcttttaccccggggggcctCGCgctcccaaagccccccaaaaaaaaaacacaacgcGCATGTGAAATGTAATTCATCAAATTAAATCGATAAAATCGATCCTTTCATTCCAATCATTAGGTTGTTTTAACTCAAAACTTAACTTACCGTTGAATACGTTGATAAATGAAACATTGAAACTCCTACAATTACAATTACACACACAATCAGGTAAAACAGTCTTTTGGCACCAGGCACGTCACTTGTCGATGCATTCGAGGAAACAATTGGATGATCAGGCTGTTTCTTGGTGTCACTAAATCGAATTTTAGTCGCCATGACTTTATAAGAATAATGAATAAGACAAAACGTCTCTGTGGAAAAAATTAATGGGAAAAAAATAATAAGATTCTTTTTAGGTATTGTGCACTGAAAATTCGTATTGTTGCATTATACCGAGCACCGCTAATAATGTTGCATAAAATTTGGAAATTGGGCTCTTCTCTGCCACCACCTCAGCATAGACAGATAAAGTACACACTGCGTGTGGATGAATAGTGCAGAAGCTCTTTAACATGGAGTCATTTAGTGACCAAtgttatttttggaaaaaatgcattaTGTACAACAACACAGCTGGAAAATATTCGCAGAATCCTGGTGATAAGATGGATTCAACCATGGTAATTCATGCATTCAATGACA from Amphiura filiformis chromosome 5, Afil_fr2py, whole genome shotgun sequence includes these protein-coding regions:
- the LOC140152164 gene encoding NXPE family member 3-like; its protein translation is KFTHTNQHNYVSSEVSGEDIIGIGKLKQRDFTTKSDHISSSENASIINATANSPSITHVQKVDVRSKPQDIEFAQSTASVEPNITLDLPTNPTFSRFTLKSIGQYQLCDTLEITIEARDVKNKVKTYGGDYFWIWIYNKELRASAAADDIIDHQNGTYTARFQLHWTGVVKVSVLSLIHSSEAIVVLRRIRNEFPARWAYKGRFKAGNAAEIMSCHITEDMYFPPTAAKASVVRKFCNFTDGKTGFPWFCEKPKQLSHAVHITSLKAVIPIGLIRSKIQRTVVQLTRLHLDYQSIYFSDFFSPVLISASIANIPVKESDMQISSSCDNNKLPRCSLGIMPRPKDGTTGFYYHDKWNSLVCKNREFTIPEIRKCLQNQRLHFWGDSTLRQWYEYFASLMKSTLVEQKAANSKFGPHVAVDKAFNISFFYRHHGFPIRNSWTPVKDIHYVPNMIDELQGDNNEIVLLSLWAHFTASNEAFYRNRWQGVKDSILRLKARNPRARIIMEIKSANTREPAIIDNLSWSGSWYAWTLDQMMRRMMLGVDGVTIIDVWDMTIGHRTGVRIHPLSQVISQEIGMLLSFLCPDPS